The sequence GGTAGGTTCGGTCACTTAGGGCTTGCTGCAAATCTGTCCGCTCATCCCGGCGAATGCCGGGACCCAGATCCTAAAGCGCCGTCATCGGGAATGACTTGCGGCTCTTTCGCCCAGGGGCGAGCCATATGATCTGGGTCCCGGCATTCGCCGGGATGAGCGGGTGTTGTGGGCGGTGGGCCTCAAAATAGGTGAGCCCGCAGGAAATTGCGAGCCTAGCCCCCAAAGCACCAGGCCAGGATGGCCTTCTGGGCGTGGATGCGGTTTTCCGCCTCGTCCCAGACCACCGACTGCGGGCCGTCCAGCACCTCGTCGGTCACCTCCTCGCCGCGGTGGGCGGGCAGGCAGTGCAGGAACAGGGCGTCGGGCGCCGCCAGGGCCATCAGGTCGGCGTCGACCTGATAGGGCTCCAGCGCCGCCAGGCGTTCGTCGTGGTCCAGGTCGCCCATGGAAACCCAGGTGTCGGCGATCACCGCGTCGGCCCCGGCGACGGCCTCGCGCGGGTCCTCGGTGATCTCGATCCTGGCTCCGCGCTCGATCCCCAGCACGATGTCGTCGCGGTTCGGCGCATAGGCGGCGGGCGCGGCGACGCGCAGGGTGAAGCCCAGCTGGCCGGCCACGTGCATGAAGCTGGCGCACATGTTGTTGCCGTCGCCGACCCAGGCCAGGGTCCGCCCCGCCACGTCGCCACGGTGCTCTTCATAGGTCATGAGGTCGGCGATGATCTGGCAGGGGTGGCTCTTGTCCGACAGGCCGTTGATAACGGGCACGGCCGAGGCGGCTGCGAAGCGCTCCAGAGTCTCGTGGCTGTTGGCGCGGATCATCACCGCATCGACCATGCGCGAGAGCACCTTGGCGGTGTCCTCCACCGTCTCGCCGCGGCCGAGCTGCATATCGCTGGCGGTGGCGATGATCGAGCGGCCGCCCAGCTGGCGGATGGCGGCGTCGAACGAGAAGC is a genomic window of Phenylobacterium montanum containing:
- the argF gene encoding ornithine carbamoyltransferase, yielding MTAHPRHFVDLWKQDVATLRALIADARARKTARLGWPKGRFDADAPARDRTLAMIFEKNSTRTRFSFDAAIRQLGGRSIIATASDMQLGRGETVEDTAKVLSRMVDAVMIRANSHETLERFAAASAVPVINGLSDKSHPCQIIADLMTYEEHRGDVAGRTLAWVGDGNNMCASFMHVAGQLGFTLRVAAPAAYAPNRDDIVLGIERGARIEITEDPREAVAGADAVIADTWVSMGDLDHDERLAALEPYQVDADLMALAAPDALFLHCLPAHRGEEVTDEVLDGPQSVVWDEAENRIHAQKAILAWCFGG